A region from the Nocardia terpenica genome encodes:
- a CDS encoding primosomal protein N' has protein sequence MALPIARVLPLLEPAHLDRDFDYLVPAELDAIAQPGVRVRVRFSGRLVDGFVLDRLEKSDHTGKLMRLERVVSAERVLTPEILRLATAVATRYAGTRADVLRLAIPPRHAKTEAEQPGSTKSPAETASAVPDSAGAEVVSRFLEWERRYRHGASFLEALAAGRGPRAAWQAVPGEQWARRLAELAAVTVGGGRSAVIMVPDQRDLDRVLGACVDLVGERAVGLSAGLGPAARYRRWLAALRGSARIVVGTRSAIFAPATDLGLIAIWDDGDDTYAEPRAPYPHAREVAMLRAHETGAAFVAGGFARTAEIQAVVDSGWAHDLVADRAVVREYAPRISAPGDSDVALERDPVARAVRIPAVAFTAARKALAAGESVLVQVPRRGYVPALACAKCRTPARCRHCNGPLSLPDNTIGGTGTARRQRSDPAAVAATGSGSDAAVRDSRGSRAGEWQTRRASAREVGVAWSRSGSGDVAHSPSCRWCGKTEAAFRCGSCGSRALRAVVIGAARTAEELGRAFPGVPIRGSGGAAVLDAVPEGPQVVVATIGAEPVAPSGYAVALLLDGWALLSRADLRAAEDTLRRWMSAAALVRPTGQVIVMAEPSLPTVQALVRWDPVGHAGFELAARTEVRFPPAVRLAAVDGTTDSIAELLGEAKLPADIEILGPVPLPPGARKPFSSGDSPAVVERMILRADRACGAALSRALAAAQAVRSTHRSDAPLRVQIDPVDIG, from the coding sequence GTGGCACTCCCCATCGCGAGAGTGCTGCCGCTGCTGGAACCGGCCCACCTCGACCGGGACTTCGACTACCTCGTCCCCGCGGAACTGGACGCGATCGCCCAACCGGGCGTTCGCGTCCGCGTTCGTTTCTCGGGCCGCCTCGTCGACGGCTTCGTCCTGGACCGCCTCGAGAAGTCCGACCACACCGGTAAACTCATGCGGCTCGAGCGCGTGGTCTCCGCCGAGCGCGTCCTCACCCCCGAAATCCTGCGCCTCGCCACCGCCGTAGCCACCCGTTACGCGGGCACCCGCGCCGACGTCCTCCGGCTGGCCATCCCGCCACGCCATGCGAAAACCGAAGCAGAACAACCCGGTTCGACGAAGAGCCCGGCAGAGACCGCCTCGGCAGTGCCGGATTCCGCTGGCGCCGAGGTGGTTTCGCGGTTTCTGGAGTGGGAGCGGCGGTATCGGCACGGGGCGTCGTTCCTCGAGGCGCTGGCGGCGGGCCGGGGGCCGCGGGCGGCCTGGCAGGCGGTGCCGGGGGAGCAGTGGGCGCGGCGGCTGGCGGAGCTGGCGGCGGTGACGGTGGGGGGCGGGCGCAGTGCGGTGATCATGGTGCCGGATCAGCGGGATCTGGATCGGGTGCTGGGGGCCTGTGTGGACTTGGTGGGGGAGCGGGCGGTCGGGCTGTCGGCGGGATTGGGGCCCGCGGCGCGGTATCGGCGATGGCTGGCGGCATTGCGGGGGAGCGCGCGGATCGTCGTGGGCACGCGGAGCGCGATCTTCGCGCCCGCAACGGATCTCGGGTTGATCGCGATCTGGGACGATGGGGACGATACCTACGCCGAGCCGCGGGCGCCGTATCCGCATGCGCGCGAGGTGGCGATGCTGCGGGCGCACGAGACCGGGGCGGCGTTCGTCGCCGGGGGGTTCGCGCGGACGGCGGAGATTCAGGCCGTCGTGGACTCGGGATGGGCCCATGACCTGGTCGCCGACCGGGCGGTGGTGCGAGAATACGCGCCTCGGATCAGTGCGCCGGGCGACAGTGATGTTGCGCTGGAACGGGATCCGGTGGCGCGGGCCGTGCGCATTCCGGCCGTTGCCTTCACCGCGGCGCGCAAGGCGCTCGCCGCGGGCGAGTCGGTGCTCGTCCAGGTGCCCCGCCGCGGTTACGTTCCCGCCCTCGCCTGCGCCAAATGCCGCACCCCCGCCCGCTGCCGCCACTGCAACGGCCCACTGTCCTTGCCGGACAACACCATCGGCGGTACCGGGACCGCTCGGCGTCAGCGCTCCGACCCGGCTGCCGTGGCCGCGACCGGATCGGGTTCCGATGCGGCAGTGAGAGATTCGCGCGGCTCGCGGGCGGGCGAATGGCAGACTCGCCGGGCCTCGGCGCGGGAGGTCGGGGTCGCGTGGTCGCGCAGCGGTTCCGGGGACGTGGCGCACAGTCCGAGTTGCCGGTGGTGCGGGAAGACCGAGGCGGCGTTTCGGTGCGGGTCGTGTGGGTCGCGGGCACTGCGGGCGGTGGTGATCGGCGCGGCGCGGACGGCGGAGGAACTGGGCCGGGCCTTTCCGGGCGTGCCGATTCGCGGGTCCGGGGGCGCGGCCGTGCTCGATGCCGTGCCGGAGGGGCCGCAGGTGGTGGTCGCGACGATCGGGGCGGAACCGGTGGCCCCGAGCGGATACGCGGTGGCGCTGCTGCTGGACGGCTGGGCGCTGCTGAGCCGCGCCGACCTGCGCGCCGCCGAGGACACCCTGCGGCGCTGGATGTCCGCGGCGGCCCTGGTCCGCCCGACCGGGCAGGTGATCGTGATGGCCGAACCGTCGCTGCCCACCGTGCAGGCCCTGGTGCGCTGGGATCCGGTGGGCCACGCCGGTTTCGAGCTCGCCGCTCGCACCGAGGTGCGCTTCCCGCCCGCCGTCCGCCTCGCCGCGGTCGACGGCACCACCGACTCCATCGCCGAATTGCTCGGCGAGGCAAAGCTTCCCGCCGATATCGAGATCCTCGGCCCGGTCCCGCTACCCCCGGGCGCCCGAAAGCCCTTCTCCTCCGGCGATTCTCCCGCCGTGGTCGAGCGCATGATCCTGCGCGCCGACCGGGCCTGCGGCGCCGCCCTGTCCCGCGCCCTCGCCGCCGCCCAGGCCGTCCGCAGCACGCACCGCTCCGACGCCCCGCTGCGGGTTCAGATCGATCCCGTCGACATCGGCTGA
- the metK gene encoding methionine adenosyltransferase, which produces MRPVEGEGRTVRTGSRLFTSESVTEGHPDKICDAISDSILDALLTQDPRSRVAVETMVTTGQVHVAGEVTTSAYADIPTIVREKVLEIGYDSSAKGFDGASCGVNVAIGAQSPDIAQGVDHSHEARVGGSDDEIARQGAGDQGLMFGYATRETPELMPLPIALAHRLSRRLTEVRKSGVLPYLRPDGKTQVTIEYEGDRPVRLDTVVLSTQHAADIDLDNLLAPDIREKVVDAVLADLELPDPLDTSDIRLLVNPTGKFVLGGPMGDAGLTGRKIIVDTYGGMARHGGGAFSGKDPSKVDRSAAYAMRWVAKNVVAAELADRVEVQVAYAIGKAAPVGLFVETFGTEKIDPTKISAALGEVFDLRPGAIIRDLDLLRPIYGPTAAYGHFGRTDVDLPWERTDRAEKLRAAAGL; this is translated from the coding sequence ATGAGACCCGTTGAGGGAGAGGGAAGAACTGTGCGCACTGGTAGCCGCCTATTCACTAGTGAGTCCGTGACCGAGGGTCATCCGGACAAGATCTGTGATGCGATCAGCGATTCCATTCTCGACGCATTGCTCACGCAGGACCCGCGCAGCCGGGTCGCGGTGGAGACCATGGTGACCACCGGTCAGGTGCACGTCGCGGGCGAGGTCACCACCTCGGCCTACGCGGACATCCCCACCATCGTGCGTGAGAAGGTGCTCGAGATCGGTTACGACTCGTCGGCCAAGGGCTTCGACGGCGCGTCGTGTGGTGTGAACGTGGCCATCGGCGCCCAGTCGCCGGACATCGCGCAGGGTGTCGACCACTCGCACGAGGCCCGCGTCGGCGGCTCCGACGACGAGATCGCCCGCCAGGGCGCCGGCGACCAGGGCCTGATGTTCGGCTACGCCACCCGGGAGACCCCGGAGCTCATGCCGCTGCCCATCGCGCTGGCGCACCGGCTGTCGCGGCGGCTGACCGAGGTCCGCAAGTCCGGGGTGCTGCCCTACCTGCGTCCGGACGGCAAGACCCAGGTCACCATCGAGTACGAGGGCGACCGCCCGGTCCGGCTGGACACCGTGGTGCTGTCCACCCAGCACGCCGCCGACATCGACCTGGACAACCTGCTCGCCCCCGACATCCGCGAGAAGGTCGTGGACGCGGTGCTGGCCGATCTGGAACTGCCCGACCCGCTGGACACCTCCGATATCCGCCTGCTGGTCAATCCGACCGGCAAGTTCGTGCTCGGCGGCCCGATGGGTGACGCGGGCCTGACCGGCCGCAAGATCATCGTCGACACCTACGGCGGCATGGCCCGCCACGGTGGCGGCGCGTTCTCCGGCAAGGATCCGTCGAAGGTCGACCGCTCGGCCGCCTACGCCATGCGCTGGGTCGCCAAGAACGTGGTCGCCGCCGAGCTGGCGGACCGGGTCGAGGTGCAGGTGGCCTACGCCATCGGCAAGGCGGCCCCGGTCGGCCTGTTCGTGGAGACCTTCGGCACCGAGAAGATCGATCCGACCAAGATCTCCGCGGCCCTCGGCGAGGTGTTCGACCTGCGTCCGGGCGCGATCATCCGCGACCTGGATCTGCTGCGCCCGATCTACGGGCCGACCGCCGCCTACGGGCACTTCGGCCGCACCGATGTCGATCTGCCCTGGGAGCGTACCGACCGCGCCGAGAAGCTGCGCGCGGCCGCCGGGCTGTAA
- the coaBC gene encoding bifunctional phosphopantothenoylcysteine decarboxylase/phosphopantothenate--cysteine ligase CoaBC, whose product MRIVVGVGGGIAAYKACSLVRKFTETGHDVRVIPTESALQFVGKATFEALSGNPVHTGVFADVPEVPHVRLGQEADLVVIAPATADLMARAAMGRADDLLTATLLTARCPVLFAPAMHTEMWEHAATVANVATLRAHGSIVMEPAAGRLTGADTGPGRLPEPEEIFALASLLLERADAVPRDLEGRRIVVSAGGTREPLDPVRFLGNRSSGKQGYAMARLAAQRGAHVTLIAGNTIGLEPPAAVEVVHVTTAEQMGTAVDKHAVGADAVIMAAAVADFRPANVAAAKIKKGAGEPDSIDLTKNRDILAGLVQARRDGRLPDLAIVGFAAETGDERGDVLSYARAKLKRKGCDLLVVNAVGEGRAFEVDNNDGWLLGADGAEQALDHGSKALLASRVLDALGPLLR is encoded by the coding sequence ATGCGGATCGTTGTCGGTGTGGGCGGCGGAATCGCCGCCTACAAGGCGTGCTCGCTCGTTCGCAAGTTCACCGAGACCGGGCACGACGTCCGGGTGATTCCCACCGAGTCGGCGCTGCAGTTCGTCGGGAAGGCGACCTTCGAGGCGCTGTCGGGCAATCCGGTGCACACCGGCGTGTTCGCCGATGTGCCCGAGGTGCCGCACGTGCGGCTCGGCCAGGAGGCCGACCTCGTGGTGATCGCCCCCGCGACCGCCGACCTGATGGCGCGCGCCGCGATGGGCCGCGCCGACGACCTGCTCACCGCCACCCTGCTCACGGCCCGATGTCCGGTGCTGTTCGCCCCGGCCATGCACACCGAGATGTGGGAGCACGCGGCCACCGTCGCCAACGTGGCGACGCTGCGCGCGCACGGGTCCATCGTGATGGAACCGGCCGCGGGCAGGCTGACCGGCGCCGACACCGGCCCGGGGCGGCTGCCCGAGCCGGAGGAGATCTTCGCGCTGGCCTCGCTGCTGCTCGAGCGCGCCGACGCGGTGCCGCGCGATCTCGAGGGCCGTCGCATCGTGGTCTCCGCGGGCGGCACCCGCGAGCCGCTGGACCCGGTGCGCTTCCTCGGCAACCGCAGCTCCGGCAAGCAGGGCTACGCGATGGCCCGGCTGGCCGCCCAGCGCGGCGCCCATGTGACCTTGATCGCAGGCAACACCATCGGCCTCGAGCCCCCGGCCGCGGTCGAGGTGGTACACGTCACCACCGCCGAGCAGATGGGCACCGCGGTCGACAAGCACGCCGTCGGCGCCGACGCGGTGATCATGGCCGCCGCGGTGGCCGACTTCCGTCCCGCCAACGTCGCCGCCGCGAAGATCAAAAAGGGTGCGGGCGAACCGGATTCGATCGATCTCACCAAGAACCGCGACATCCTCGCCGGGCTGGTGCAGGCGCGCCGCGACGGTCGGCTGCCCGATCTGGCGATCGTCGGATTCGCCGCGGAGACCGGCGACGAACGCGGCGACGTGCTGTCCTACGCCCGGGCCAAACTCAAGCGGAAGGGCTGTGACCTGCTGGTGGTCAACGCCGTCGGCGAGGGTCGGGCCTTCGAGGTGGACAACAACGACGGCTGGCTACTGGGGGCCGACGGCGCCGAACAGGCCCTCGATCACGGATCGAAGGCGCTGCTGGCCAGCCGGGTGCTGGATGCGCTGGGGCCGCTGCTGCGCTGA
- the rpoZ gene encoding DNA-directed RNA polymerase subunit omega — MSDIKTAAPAYDTPVGLTNPPIDELLERTSSKYALVIYAAKRARQINDYYNQLGDGILEYVGPLVEPGLQEKPLSVAMREIHSDLLEHSEGE; from the coding sequence GTGAGCGACATCAAGACCGCCGCGCCCGCGTACGACACCCCGGTCGGCCTCACCAACCCGCCGATCGACGAGTTGCTCGAGCGCACGTCGTCCAAGTACGCACTGGTCATCTACGCGGCCAAGCGGGCGCGCCAGATCAACGACTACTACAACCAGCTCGGCGACGGCATCCTCGAGTACGTGGGCCCGCTGGTCGAGCCCGGCCTGCAGGAGAAGCCGCTGTCGGTGGCGATGCGCGAGATCCATTCCGACCTGCTCGAGCATTCCGAAGGCGAGTGA